The following proteins come from a genomic window of Tenebrio molitor chromosome 9, icTenMoli1.1, whole genome shotgun sequence:
- the LOC138137831 gene encoding ras-related protein Rab-28-like, whose translation MSDSEEESVGKQLKIVFIGEASVGKTSIIRRFCYDEFTRQYNQTVGADFYIRRLLLPPRQEITVRITDVGGLEFRGHMLSNYLFNSNLIVLVYDITNSVSFDCLAMWIEAVRRIMDNPPICAIIGNKCDLEHQRAVRLDKTKHFVQDYRLYNFLISAKTGEAVNSSLMDLIAKHFGIPLTRIEKEHQESIVRAELIPEQVRPPAVPSSNSSVCCLQ comes from the exons ATGTCTGATTCTGAAGAGGAGAGCGTCGGCAAGcagttgaaaattgtttttatcggGGAGGCCAGTGTGGGGAAG ACGAGCATAATTAGAAGATTTTGTTACGATGAGTTCACCAGACAATACAATCAGACTGTTGGCGCCGATTTTTACATTCGGAGACTTCTTCTGCCCCCACGACAAGAGATCACAGTCAGAATCACCGATGTTGGAGGTTTGGAGTTTCGTGGACATATGTTAAGCAATTATCTTTTCAATTCAAAT ttaattgttCTGGTTTATGACATTACAAATTCCGTAAGCTTCGACTGCCTCGCCATGTGGATAGAGGCCGTCAGACGAATAATGGACAATCCCCCAATCTGTGCCATAATCGGAAACAAAT GTGATTTAGAACATCAGAGAGCGGTTCGCTTagacaaaacaaaacatttcgtCCAAGACTACAGATTATATAACTTTTTGATATCGGCAAAGACGGGAGAAGCT GTCAATTCTAGCTTGATGGACTTGATTGCGAAACACTTCGGTATACCTCTTACTCGCATCGAAAAAGAACATCAAGAGTCTATTGTCCGAGCTGAACTAATTCCAGAACAAGTTCGACCGCCGGCTGTTCCCTCCTCGAACTCTTCAGTGTGTTGTTTGCAATAG
- the LOC138137818 gene encoding carboxypeptidase D isoform X3, whose product MKSIVWILAVQLLARASSQGELPAPEDKPNEAKLMSRISVGNAPLEQRNYQVAPAPYNLAEQSEPYNIAFDYHNYDQMTRFLRATTSKYPSLTALYSIGKSVQGRDLWVMVVSASPYEHMIGKPDVKYVANMHGNEAVSRELMLHLIHHLVTNYHSDPYIRWLMDNTRIHIMPSMNPDGFEVAKEGACDGGQGRYNARGFDLNRNFPDYFKQNNKRTQPETDAVKEWVSKIQFVLSGSLHGGALVASYPFDNTPNSLFQSYASSPSLTPDDDVFKHLALTYSTNHAKMSRGVACRSSQKGFRRGITNGAEWYPLTGGMQDFNYVWYGCMEVTLEVSCCKYPPAHELPKYWEDNRMSLIKFLAEAHRGIHGFVMDEHGNPVEKASLKMKSRDVGFQSTKYGEFWRILMPGMYKLEVYADGYVPREVDVMVVDQHPTLVNVTLHAAKRKDGNFYRPQQQPPLYHRPSIKPQQPGFMSSITSGFNNLVNFFG is encoded by the exons ATGAAGTCAATAGTGTGGATCCTGGCCGTGCAGCTGCTGGCGCGGGCGTCGTCCCAAGGCGAGCTCCCGGCACCTGAAGATAAACCGAACGAGGCCAAATTAATGTCGAGAATCTCCGTCGGTAATGCCCCCCTCGAACAAAGGAATTATCAAGTGGCACCGGCGCCCTACAATCTCGCCGAACAAAGCGAACCCTACAATATCGCCTTCGACTATCATAATTACGACCAAATGACAAGGTTTTTGAGGGCGACAACCTCAAAGTACCCTTCGCTCACGGCCCTCTACTCAATTGGGAAATCAGTACAAG GAAGAGATCTGTGGGTGATGGTGGTTTCGGCTTCACCATACGAACACATGATCGGCAAGCCTGATGTTAAGTATGTTGCTAACATGCACGGCAACGAAGCCGTCAGCAGAGAACTGATGCTTCACCTAATTCAC CACCTCGTGACCAACTACCACAGCGACCCTTACATCCGCTGGCTGATGGATAACACCAGGATCCACATAATGCCTTCCATGAACCCCGACGGCTTCGAAGTGGCCAAAGAGGGCGCCTGTGACGGCGGTCAGGGTCGCTACAACGCGCGCGGCTTCGACCTCAACCGCAACTTCCCCGACTACTTCAAACAGAACAACAAGCGCACCCAACCCGAGACCGACGCCGTCAAGGAGTGGGTCTCGAAAATACAGTTCGTCCTGTCGGGAAGCCTGCACGGGGGCGCTCTGGTCGCGAGCTATCCCTTCGACAACACCCCCAACTCAC TGTTTCAGAGTTACGCATCTTCCCCGTCGTTGACGCCCGACGACGACGTCTTCAAGCACCTGGCGCTGACCTACTCGACCAACCACGCGAAGATGAGTCGAGGAGTGGCGTGCAGGTCCTCGCAGAAAGGATTCAGGAGG GGTATAACGAATGGGGCTGAGTGGTATCCTTTGACCGGCGGCATGCAAGACTTCAATTACGTCTGGTACGGTTGCATGGAAGTCACTCTGGAAGTCTCTTGCTGTAAATATCCTCCCGCCCACGAACTCCCCAAGTATTGGGAGGACAACCGCATG tcTTTGATCAAATTCCTCGCCGAAGCACACCGGGGCATTCACGGTTTCGTCATGGACGAGCACGGTAATCCTGTTGAGAAGGCTTCCCTCAAGATGAAGTCCAGAGACGTGGGCTTCCAATCGACCAAGTACGGAGAGTTCTGGAGGATTCTGATGCCGGGAATGTACAAACTGGAAGTTTACGCCGACGGTTACGTGCCCAGAGAAGTCGACGTCATGGTGGTGGACCAACACCCGACATTGGTAAATGTGACGTTGCACGCTGCCAAG AGGAAGGACGGGAACTTTTATCGGCCGCAACAGCAGCCCCCTCTGTACCACCGGCCGTCCATCAAGCCCCAACAACCTGGGTTCATGTCGTCGATAACTAGCGGATTCAACAATCTGGTTAACTTCTTCGGATAA
- the LOC138137818 gene encoding carboxypeptidase D isoform X1 produces the protein MVNFPPSYKHKNMKSIVWILAVQLLARASSQGELPAPEDKPNEAKLMSRISVGNAPLEQRNYQVAPAPYNLAEQSEPYNIAFDYHNYDQMTRFLRATTSKYPSLTALYSIGKSVQGRDLWVMVVSASPYEHMIGKPDVKYVANMHGNEAVSRELMLHLIHHLVTNYHSDPYIRWLMDNTRIHIMPSMNPDGFEVAKEGACDGGQGRYNARGFDLNRNFPDYFKQNNKRTQPETDAVKEWVSKIQFVLSGSLHGGALVASYPFDNTPNSLFQSYASSPSLTPDDDVFKHLALTYSTNHAKMSRGVACRSSQKGFRRGITNGAEWYPLTGGMQDFNYVWYGCMEVTLEVSCCKYPPAHELPKYWEDNRMSLIKFLAEAHRGIHGFVMDEHGNPVEKASLKMKSRDVGFQSTKYGEFWRILMPGMYKLEVYADGYVPREVDVMVVDQHPTLVNVTLHAAKRKDGNFYRPQQQPPLYHRPSIKPQQPGFMSSITSGFNNLVNFFG, from the exons atggttaactttccgccctcgtataag CACAAAAATATGAAGTCAATAGTGTGGATCCTGGCCGTGCAGCTGCTGGCGCGGGCGTCGTCCCAAGGCGAGCTCCCGGCACCTGAAGATAAACCGAACGAGGCCAAATTAATGTCGAGAATCTCCGTCGGTAATGCCCCCCTCGAACAAAGGAATTATCAAGTGGCACCGGCGCCCTACAATCTCGCCGAACAAAGCGAACCCTACAATATCGCCTTCGACTATCATAATTACGACCAAATGACAAGGTTTTTGAGGGCGACAACCTCAAAGTACCCTTCGCTCACGGCCCTCTACTCAATTGGGAAATCAGTACAAG GAAGAGATCTGTGGGTGATGGTGGTTTCGGCTTCACCATACGAACACATGATCGGCAAGCCTGATGTTAAGTATGTTGCTAACATGCACGGCAACGAAGCCGTCAGCAGAGAACTGATGCTTCACCTAATTCAC CACCTCGTGACCAACTACCACAGCGACCCTTACATCCGCTGGCTGATGGATAACACCAGGATCCACATAATGCCTTCCATGAACCCCGACGGCTTCGAAGTGGCCAAAGAGGGCGCCTGTGACGGCGGTCAGGGTCGCTACAACGCGCGCGGCTTCGACCTCAACCGCAACTTCCCCGACTACTTCAAACAGAACAACAAGCGCACCCAACCCGAGACCGACGCCGTCAAGGAGTGGGTCTCGAAAATACAGTTCGTCCTGTCGGGAAGCCTGCACGGGGGCGCTCTGGTCGCGAGCTATCCCTTCGACAACACCCCCAACTCAC TGTTTCAGAGTTACGCATCTTCCCCGTCGTTGACGCCCGACGACGACGTCTTCAAGCACCTGGCGCTGACCTACTCGACCAACCACGCGAAGATGAGTCGAGGAGTGGCGTGCAGGTCCTCGCAGAAAGGATTCAGGAGG GGTATAACGAATGGGGCTGAGTGGTATCCTTTGACCGGCGGCATGCAAGACTTCAATTACGTCTGGTACGGTTGCATGGAAGTCACTCTGGAAGTCTCTTGCTGTAAATATCCTCCCGCCCACGAACTCCCCAAGTATTGGGAGGACAACCGCATG tcTTTGATCAAATTCCTCGCCGAAGCACACCGGGGCATTCACGGTTTCGTCATGGACGAGCACGGTAATCCTGTTGAGAAGGCTTCCCTCAAGATGAAGTCCAGAGACGTGGGCTTCCAATCGACCAAGTACGGAGAGTTCTGGAGGATTCTGATGCCGGGAATGTACAAACTGGAAGTTTACGCCGACGGTTACGTGCCCAGAGAAGTCGACGTCATGGTGGTGGACCAACACCCGACATTGGTAAATGTGACGTTGCACGCTGCCAAG AGGAAGGACGGGAACTTTTATCGGCCGCAACAGCAGCCCCCTCTGTACCACCGGCCGTCCATCAAGCCCCAACAACCTGGGTTCATGTCGTCGATAACTAGCGGATTCAACAATCTGGTTAACTTCTTCGGATAA
- the LOC138137818 gene encoding carboxypeptidase D isoform X2, translated as MVNFPPSYKHKNMKSIVWILAVQLLARASSQGELPAPEDKPNEAKLMSRISVGNAPLEQRNYQVAPAPYNLAEQSEPYNIAFDYHNYDQMTRFLRATTSKYPSLTALYSIGKSVQGRDLWVMVVSASPYEHMIGKPDVKYVANMHGNEAVSRELMLHLIHHLVTNYHSDPYIRWLMDNTRIHIMPSMNPDGFEVAKEGACDGGQGRYNARGFDLNRNFPDYFKQNNKRTQPETDAVKEWVSKIQFVLSGSLHGGALVASYPFDNTPNSLFQSYASSPSLTPDDDVFKHLALTYSTNHAKMSRGVACRSSQKGFRRGITNGAEWYPLTGGMQDFNYVWYGCMEVTLEVSCCKYPPAHELPKYWEDNRMSLIKFLAEAHRGIHGFVMDEHGNPVEKASLKMKSRDVGFQSTKYGEFWRILMPGMYKLEVYADGYVPREVDVMVVDQHPTLVNVTLHAAKPGQSFKRPVTSPPITMLSPEVAPPSDVDFTFPQD; from the exons atggttaactttccgccctcgtataag CACAAAAATATGAAGTCAATAGTGTGGATCCTGGCCGTGCAGCTGCTGGCGCGGGCGTCGTCCCAAGGCGAGCTCCCGGCACCTGAAGATAAACCGAACGAGGCCAAATTAATGTCGAGAATCTCCGTCGGTAATGCCCCCCTCGAACAAAGGAATTATCAAGTGGCACCGGCGCCCTACAATCTCGCCGAACAAAGCGAACCCTACAATATCGCCTTCGACTATCATAATTACGACCAAATGACAAGGTTTTTGAGGGCGACAACCTCAAAGTACCCTTCGCTCACGGCCCTCTACTCAATTGGGAAATCAGTACAAG GAAGAGATCTGTGGGTGATGGTGGTTTCGGCTTCACCATACGAACACATGATCGGCAAGCCTGATGTTAAGTATGTTGCTAACATGCACGGCAACGAAGCCGTCAGCAGAGAACTGATGCTTCACCTAATTCAC CACCTCGTGACCAACTACCACAGCGACCCTTACATCCGCTGGCTGATGGATAACACCAGGATCCACATAATGCCTTCCATGAACCCCGACGGCTTCGAAGTGGCCAAAGAGGGCGCCTGTGACGGCGGTCAGGGTCGCTACAACGCGCGCGGCTTCGACCTCAACCGCAACTTCCCCGACTACTTCAAACAGAACAACAAGCGCACCCAACCCGAGACCGACGCCGTCAAGGAGTGGGTCTCGAAAATACAGTTCGTCCTGTCGGGAAGCCTGCACGGGGGCGCTCTGGTCGCGAGCTATCCCTTCGACAACACCCCCAACTCAC TGTTTCAGAGTTACGCATCTTCCCCGTCGTTGACGCCCGACGACGACGTCTTCAAGCACCTGGCGCTGACCTACTCGACCAACCACGCGAAGATGAGTCGAGGAGTGGCGTGCAGGTCCTCGCAGAAAGGATTCAGGAGG GGTATAACGAATGGGGCTGAGTGGTATCCTTTGACCGGCGGCATGCAAGACTTCAATTACGTCTGGTACGGTTGCATGGAAGTCACTCTGGAAGTCTCTTGCTGTAAATATCCTCCCGCCCACGAACTCCCCAAGTATTGGGAGGACAACCGCATG tcTTTGATCAAATTCCTCGCCGAAGCACACCGGGGCATTCACGGTTTCGTCATGGACGAGCACGGTAATCCTGTTGAGAAGGCTTCCCTCAAGATGAAGTCCAGAGACGTGGGCTTCCAATCGACCAAGTACGGAGAGTTCTGGAGGATTCTGATGCCGGGAATGTACAAACTGGAAGTTTACGCCGACGGTTACGTGCCCAGAGAAGTCGACGTCATGGTGGTGGACCAACACCCGACATTGGTAAATGTGACGTTGCACGCTGCCAAG CCCGGGCAAAGTTTTAAAAGGCCAGTCACTTCACCGCCGATCACAATGTTATCCCCGGAGGTGGCACCCCCTTCGGATGTAGATTTTACTTTCCCACAAGACTAA